From a region of the Tenggerimyces flavus genome:
- a CDS encoding nuclear transport factor 2 family protein yields the protein MAATPREVLEQLMTGIDSGQWGELHLLYAEDAVVDHPFDLPRPSRLVGREALREHFAPGETLRREVRSCNVNVHETSDPEVIVAEFDREVHYLDTGRRFETGYIFVVRVRDGLIVESRDYTNPAGHLIGAGMTAELIDLVKEAEA from the coding sequence ATGGCCGCGACTCCTCGAGAAGTACTCGAACAGCTGATGACCGGAATCGACAGCGGGCAGTGGGGCGAGCTCCACCTGCTCTACGCCGAGGACGCGGTGGTGGACCACCCGTTCGATCTCCCGCGCCCCTCGCGGCTGGTCGGCAGGGAGGCGCTCCGCGAGCACTTCGCGCCGGGAGAGACGCTGCGGCGTGAGGTCCGGTCGTGCAACGTGAACGTGCACGAGACCAGCGACCCCGAGGTGATCGTCGCGGAGTTCGACCGCGAGGTGCACTACCTCGACACCGGGCGGCGGTTCGAGACCGGGTACATCTTCGTCGTGCGCGTACGCGACGGCCTCATCGTCGAGTCGCGCGACTACACGAACCCGGCCGGGCACCTGATCGGCGCCGGGATGACCGCCGAGCTCATCGACCTCGTCAAGGAGGCGGAAGCCTAG
- a CDS encoding three-helix bundle dimerization domain-containing protein — MAHDLDEIRTDAENPDHDPIAQQLDQLKQRLVQQYAGRADVNEGVVSGLVDQAQRQFEHAKIRTYVPILVEREAHVQLGRPEPAAV; from the coding sequence ATGGCACACGACCTTGACGAGATTCGGACCGACGCCGAAAATCCCGACCACGACCCGATAGCGCAGCAGCTCGACCAGCTCAAGCAGCGCCTCGTCCAGCAGTACGCGGGTCGCGCGGACGTCAACGAGGGCGTCGTCTCCGGGCTGGTGGACCAGGCTCAGCGGCAGTTCGAGCACGCGAAGATCCGGACGTACGTCCCGATCCTGGTCGAGCGCGAGGCGCACGTTCAGCTCGGCCGCCCGGAGCCGGCTGCCGTCTAG
- the pstC gene encoding phosphate ABC transporter permease subunit PstC: MTDARHRDTGDAPGDRPRAIRAALPLGDRVFQGTALGIGLLVLAITGGIALFLGLQAIPTLQRYGLRFFTQVEWQPELDQLGVAAVLVGTITVALVAIAVSFPLSLLTALYISEYAPPRIKAVLVSLVDLMAAVPSIVYGIWGLLFLQPHAIYVARWFHQNLGFIPIFGVDTDPDAAAWAQSRYTSSSFIAGIVVAMMVIPIACAVMREVFSQAPQGEREAALALGATRWGMIRSVVLPFGRGGIIGGTMLGLGRALGETIAVILIISPVFEIKWSILQVGANTTSALIAGRFGEANPAQLSALLAAGLILFLITLLVNTVAAIVVNRSRSGASTEI; this comes from the coding sequence GTGACCGACGCGCGCCATCGAGACACAGGGGACGCGCCGGGCGATCGGCCACGAGCGATTCGCGCGGCGCTGCCTCTCGGCGACCGCGTTTTCCAAGGCACAGCACTGGGGATCGGCCTTCTCGTCCTGGCGATCACCGGCGGCATCGCTCTCTTCCTTGGCCTGCAGGCGATCCCGACGTTGCAGCGGTACGGGCTGAGGTTCTTCACCCAGGTGGAGTGGCAGCCCGAGCTCGACCAGCTCGGCGTCGCCGCGGTCCTCGTCGGAACGATCACGGTCGCGCTCGTGGCGATCGCGGTCTCGTTTCCCCTGTCCCTGTTGACCGCTCTCTACATCTCCGAGTACGCGCCGCCGCGGATCAAGGCGGTGCTGGTCTCGCTCGTCGACCTGATGGCCGCGGTGCCGAGCATCGTGTACGGCATCTGGGGACTGTTGTTCCTGCAGCCACACGCGATCTACGTCGCCCGCTGGTTCCACCAGAACCTCGGGTTCATCCCGATCTTCGGTGTCGACACCGATCCCGACGCCGCCGCCTGGGCACAGTCGCGGTACACCTCGTCGTCGTTCATCGCCGGCATCGTCGTCGCGATGATGGTGATCCCGATCGCCTGCGCGGTGATGCGTGAGGTGTTTTCGCAAGCCCCACAAGGAGAACGGGAAGCCGCACTCGCCCTGGGAGCGACGCGCTGGGGGATGATCCGCAGCGTCGTGCTCCCGTTCGGCCGCGGCGGCATCATCGGCGGCACGATGCTGGGCCTCGGGCGCGCGCTCGGCGAGACGATCGCGGTCATCCTGATCATCTCGCCGGTGTTCGAGATCAAGTGGAGCATCCTGCAGGTCGGCGCGAACACGACGTCGGCGCTGATCGCGGGGCGGTTCGGCGAGGCGAACCCGGCGCAGCTGTCCGCGCTGCTCGCCGCCGGGCTGATCCTCTTCCTCATCACGTTGTTGGTGAACACGGTCGCCGCGATCGTCGTGAACCGCAGCCGCAGCGGCGCATCGACCGAGATCTGA
- the pstA gene encoding phosphate ABC transporter permease PstA encodes MTTTTEPPKAATEAPPADKRPPETPRVLHERTLDDWLSLGGSAAGSLAMVWIIYERMLPTSGTLGFLVCWYIAFVLLYAAVSTLSNPGPAVRDRVAGAAVHAGAVVVGLGLVSVVAYTFWGGRDALPHLNILTSDMAGTGPRDPLDQGGALHAIAGSLVQISIAIAITLPLGVGTAVYMTEVGGKLSRVVRTIVEAMTALPSIVAGLFIYSTLIILLGVPNSGFAASMAISVMMLPIIARASDVVLRVVPGGLREASLALGASRWQTVWRVVLPTARPGLATALILGVARGIGETSPVLLTSGASTFLNVNPFEAPMNSLPLYVFNLVRSGEPLYIARAFGAAGILLGLVLLLFVIARLVARQRIGRR; translated from the coding sequence TTGACCACCACAACGGAGCCACCGAAGGCAGCAACAGAGGCGCCCCCGGCTGACAAGCGTCCGCCGGAGACGCCGCGCGTCCTGCACGAGCGCACGCTCGACGACTGGCTCTCCCTGGGCGGCTCGGCCGCCGGCTCGCTCGCGATGGTCTGGATCATCTACGAACGGATGCTCCCGACGAGCGGCACGCTTGGGTTCCTCGTCTGCTGGTACATCGCGTTCGTGCTGCTGTACGCGGCGGTCTCGACGCTCAGCAACCCCGGCCCCGCCGTACGCGACCGCGTCGCCGGGGCGGCGGTGCACGCCGGCGCGGTCGTCGTCGGCCTCGGACTCGTCTCCGTCGTGGCTTACACGTTCTGGGGTGGGCGGGATGCCCTTCCTCATTTGAACATTCTCACCAGCGACATGGCCGGTACGGGCCCGCGCGACCCGCTCGACCAGGGTGGTGCGCTGCACGCGATCGCGGGATCGCTGGTCCAGATCAGCATCGCGATCGCGATCACACTGCCGCTCGGCGTCGGTACGGCGGTGTACATGACCGAGGTTGGCGGCAAGCTCTCCCGCGTCGTCCGCACGATCGTCGAGGCGATGACCGCGTTGCCGTCGATCGTGGCCGGCCTGTTCATCTACTCCACGTTGATCATCTTGCTCGGCGTACCGAACTCGGGCTTCGCCGCGTCGATGGCGATCAGCGTGATGATGCTGCCGATCATCGCGCGTGCGTCGGACGTCGTTCTCCGCGTCGTGCCCGGCGGGCTTCGCGAAGCCAGCTTGGCACTTGGCGCGTCTCGCTGGCAGACGGTGTGGCGAGTTGTCCTGCCCACCGCGCGTCCCGGCCTCGCGACCGCGTTGATCCTCGGTGTCGCGCGCGGCATCGGTGAGACGTCGCCGGTTCTGCTCACGTCGGGAGCGTCGACGTTCCTCAACGTGAACCCGTTCGAGGCTCCAATGAACTCCCTTCCTCTGTACGTCTTCAACCTGGTGCGCAGCGGTGAGCCGCTCTACATCGCGCGCGCCTTCGGGGCGGCGGGCATCCTGCTCGGCCTCGTGCTCCTGCTGTTCGTCATCGCTCGGTTGGTTGCTCGACAACGGATTGGTCGCCGATGA
- a CDS encoding substrate-binding domain-containing protein: MRKPTWSWLRIPVAMFVAVGVVLAPAMPAQAQPPYALIEGTGSTWSKNAIDQWISDVEQYGIQVVYSGGGSTKGRSDFANRTNDFAVSEIPFQGVDEQGNEDTSRGRQYAYMPIVAGGTSFAYQIRVGGKLLRDLRLSGATVSKIFTNQITNWNDPAITADNNGRKLPSLPIVPVVRSDGSGTTAQFTTWMDKRHPNIWRPFYGRSGLTSYYPRKGAAVAQNGSDGVMNYVAAASGNGTIGYVEYSYALNKNFPVAKILNVKGYYVQPTAFNVAVALTKARINQNPNSPNYLTQILDDVYKFNDARTYPLSSYSYMILPIAANDPRMSSGKRQSLADFAFNFLCEGQQAMGNLGYSPLPINLVQAGFDQTAKLKKADPTINLAERNVSKCNNPTFIPGQPNRNRLAEIAPMPPECDRQGKGPCDGGGNPGGGGNGGGGNGGGNNGGGNNGGGNNGGGNNGGGGNNGGNNGGGNNNGGGGNNGPGAGGPSNGPSNGPSTAPTGGPSSVPTNTVTDPETGLPVTTDNGSGGNGDGSGPQAVAEANELAAYRNTGVSSGLAGLAAVELLLVILIPALLARRFAGRGRSSSGGGS, from the coding sequence ATGAGAAAGCCCACCTGGTCCTGGCTCCGGATCCCGGTCGCGATGTTCGTCGCGGTCGGTGTCGTGTTGGCGCCGGCCATGCCCGCCCAGGCACAGCCGCCGTACGCCCTGATCGAGGGCACCGGGTCGACGTGGAGCAAGAACGCGATCGACCAGTGGATCTCCGACGTCGAGCAGTACGGCATCCAGGTCGTCTACTCCGGCGGCGGTTCGACCAAGGGACGTTCGGACTTCGCGAACCGTACGAACGACTTCGCGGTCAGTGAGATCCCGTTCCAGGGCGTCGACGAACAGGGCAACGAGGACACCTCGCGCGGTCGCCAGTACGCGTACATGCCGATCGTCGCCGGCGGTACGTCGTTCGCGTACCAGATCAGGGTCGGCGGCAAGCTGCTGCGCGACCTCCGGCTGTCCGGTGCGACCGTGTCGAAGATCTTCACCAACCAGATCACGAACTGGAACGACCCGGCGATCACCGCGGACAACAACGGGCGCAAGCTTCCGTCGTTGCCGATCGTCCCCGTCGTGAGGTCCGACGGTTCGGGGACGACGGCGCAGTTCACCACCTGGATGGACAAGCGGCATCCGAACATCTGGCGACCGTTCTACGGGCGCAGCGGGCTGACGTCGTACTACCCGCGCAAGGGCGCGGCCGTTGCGCAAAACGGCTCCGACGGCGTGATGAACTACGTCGCCGCGGCGTCGGGGAACGGGACGATCGGGTACGTCGAGTACTCCTACGCGCTGAACAAGAACTTCCCGGTGGCGAAGATCCTGAACGTCAAGGGGTACTACGTTCAGCCGACCGCGTTCAACGTCGCGGTCGCCCTCACCAAGGCGCGGATCAACCAGAACCCGAACTCGCCGAACTACCTGACCCAGATCCTCGACGACGTCTACAAGTTCAACGACGCGCGGACGTATCCGCTGTCGTCGTACTCGTACATGATCCTTCCCATCGCCGCGAACGACCCGCGGATGTCGTCGGGGAAGCGACAGTCGCTGGCCGACTTCGCCTTCAACTTCCTGTGCGAAGGCCAACAGGCGATGGGAAATCTCGGCTACTCGCCCTTACCGATCAACCTCGTCCAGGCTGGGTTCGACCAGACCGCGAAGCTGAAGAAGGCCGACCCGACCATCAACCTGGCCGAACGGAACGTCTCCAAGTGCAACAACCCGACGTTCATTCCCGGTCAGCCGAACCGCAACCGGCTCGCCGAGATCGCGCCGATGCCGCCCGAGTGTGACCGGCAGGGCAAGGGCCCGTGTGACGGCGGCGGCAACCCCGGTGGTGGTGGCAACGGTGGTGGTGGCAATGGCGGCGGCAACAACGGCGGTGGCAACAACGGTGGCGGGAACAACGGGGGTGGCAACAACGGCGGTGGCGGGAACAACGGTGGGAACAATGGTGGCGGGAACAACAACGGGGGCGGCGGAAACAACGGGCCTGGCGCGGGCGGTCCTTCGAACGGACCGAGCAACGGGCCGAGTACCGCTCCCACGGGTGGGCCGAGCAGCGTGCCGACGAACACCGTGACCGACCCGGAGACCGGCCTTCCCGTCACGACCGACAACGGCAGCGGTGGCAACGGCGACGGCTCGGGTCCGCAGGCCGTGGCCGAGGCGAACGAGCTCGCGGCCTATCGCAACACCGGAGTCTCGAGCGGGCTCGCCGGCCTCGCCGCGGTCGAGCTGCTCCTGGTGATCCTGATACCCGCGTTGTTGGCCCGCCGGTTCGCCGGCCGCGGCCGTAGCTCTTCTGGAGGTGGATCGTGA